CAAAAAATCGAAATCAGAAAAAGAAGAAACAACTGTAACCAAGATCGAGAAAAAAGAAGCATTGCTTCCAATGATCGTTATAGATGGTATGGGCAATGTGATCACGCCGAAAGAAAAACTACCGGAAGAGATTGCAGCAAAGGCAGACTACCGTGTATTGAGCAGAGCTTTTACACCCAATCAGAGAACCAACTTAATCTATCGCTATAAAATTGTTCCTCCACGTATCTTATATGTTCCGGAGAATTATATCAAAACAACCGCACGTGGGAAATATGTTGTTTACAGAAAGAAATTCTGGTATTGGCAAAAAGAAGATGGATTATTTTATCTGGATGAAACTTATTACAATTAAAAAGGGAGCAGAAGCTCCCTTTTTAATTGTAATAAGTTGATACTATTTAGCGAGCCATTAATCGCGCATTACGATTCATGAGAACTGCATGTAATTTATCAATTGCAATACCATCCGATTTGGTTCCTTCCAATGCATACCCACCGGCATTGATACTCACACCGATCACTTTTTTGTTTGTATCTCTTTTAAACTGAGCACTACCATCATATGCAGTAATGGAGAAAAGATCTTCACCGATTTTTACCAATGTAGAGTTACCAATGCTCGAACCCATAACTAAACCAGCCCCTTCAACAGAAACTGTTACTTCTGAAACAACACTTCCTTCCGGGAATTTATACTTGCCAACAAAATCTTGTAAAGTACTGTCTTTGTCTTGTGCTTGCACGAATGCAGCGATGCCTAACATCAGGCAGATCATCATTAGTTTTTTCATGTGTATTCAGGTTTTAGTGTTAGCGAAACGTTTCTTGGATGCAAAAGTTACAGAAAATAGATAACTATGAAAAATAGCTTTTGGTTATTAAAAGATGATCAAGAAGACAATCCTTCATAAATAACCGCTGCACCTTGTCCTACCCCAACACACATGGTCGCCAATCCATATTTCGATCCTCTGCGTTTCATCTCATGTAGCAATGTGGCTGATATTCTAACACCACTGCATCCCAAAGGATGTCCTATTGCAATGGATCCACCATTGACGTTCACTTTATTGATATCCAATTCTAGGTCACGAATACAAGCCAAACTTTGAGAAGCAAAGGCCTCATTCAATTCAATGATATCTAAATCTTTTACTTGAAGTCCGGCTCTGATCATAGCTTTTTGGGATGCCGGCACAGGGCCGATTCCCATAATAGCCGGATCAACCCCTGCAACACCCATACTTGCAATACGAGCAATGGGTTGAAGGTTGAACAGTTTTACCGCTTCTTCACTTGCCAGCAACATAGCGGCTGCACCATCATTAATACCGGAAGAATTACCAGCTGTAACAGTACCATCTTTTGCAAATGCCGGTTTTAAAGATGCCAGCTTTTCCATGGATGTTTGTCGAGGGTGTTCATCCTGATTGAACCATGTGATCAATCGATCATTGATCATTTCAACCGCAACAATTTCATCCTCCCATTTACCTGCTTCCAGTGCCGCAAAATATTTTTGTTGAGAAGCAAAAGCAAAAGCATCCTGTTCTTCACGTGTGATCTTCCAATCATTGGCAACATTTTCTGCTGTTTCTCCCATACTATACGGATGATACATGCTGGCCAATTTTTTATTGATGAATCGCCATCCGATGGTAGTATCGAAAGTCTCTGTTTTTCTACTCCATGCACCATCGCTTTTAGCTGTCACAAAAGGGGCACGTGTCATACTCTCTACACCACCCGCGATGTACAGCATTCCTTCTCCACACATGATAGCCCTGGATGCATCCATCACCGCCTGTAATCCACTCGCACATAAACGATTTACGGTATTGCCACCCACTGTTACCGGAAGTCCGGCCAATAAAGCAGCCATCCGGGCAACATCCCGGTTATCTTCTCCTGCCTGATTCGCAGCACCGGCAATTACATCTTCAATTGCAGCAGGGTCGATGGTATTGTTTCTTTCTACAAGAGCCGTGATCACGTGGGCAAGAAGATCATCCGGACGAATAGTACTCAACTTACCTCCATATCTTCCGATGGGTGTACGCACCGCATCAATTACATAACAAGCATTCATATAACAATATTGATGCGCAAGATAAGAGAGAAGCAACAAGAAACAAGGTACAGGGTACAAGGAAGATACATGAGACAAGTATTAAGTAGAATTGGTTATGGTCAAGACTTGATCTAACGATCAGGCAATGGATATATAATTTTAGGGTTGGATCTTAAGCCCACCTTATCTCTTGAGTCCCTACGATTACCCGACCTGTATCTTATGTCTTCATTCTGAATCTTCCCTGTGTCTTGTGCCTTGTTCCTTATTTCTTATTCATGATTTCTCTGTTTCTACGGTATCTTTGCAGGATGAATACGGAATTACCAAATATCAGACACTTGAGTATCAATGAGTTGGAAGAATACTTTCAAAACATTGGAGAGAAAAAATTCCGTGTAAAACAGGTTCACGAATGGTTATGGCAGAAACATGCGCATCATTTTGATGACATGACCAATCTTAGTAAAGACCTCCGCGCTAAGTTGGCGCAGACTTTTTCATTACCAGCTTTGAAGGTAGATACGGTTCAATATAGTGAGGATGGAACCATTAAAAGCCGCTTTCGCACGCATGATAACCACCTGGTAGAGGGTGTACTTATTCCAACAGACGAAAGAAAAACCGCTTGTGTTTCCTCCCAAATTGGCTGTAGTCTCAGCTGTAAATTTTGTGCGACCGGATATATGGACCGCAAAAGAAACCTGACCTATGATGAAATTTATGATCAAGTTGTTTTGATCAATAAAGAAAGTGAGGAAAAGTTCAATAAAAAGCTTTCCAACATTGTATTCATGGGCATGGGTGAGCCGCTGTTGAATTATGGCAATGTGATGAAAGCCATTGAACGTATTTCGGCGGAAGATGGATTATTTATGAGTCCAAGAAGGATCACCGTTTCCACCGCAGGGGTAGCAAAAGCAATACGTAAATTAGGTGATGATCAGGTTCGTTTCAAATTGGCACTTTCATTACATGCTGCCAATGATGTGAAACGAAATGAGATCATGCCGATCAATGAAACAAACAATATCAAAGTGTTGATCGAGGCACTCAATTATTTCTATAAACAAACAGGTAACGAGATCACTTTTGAATATATCCTTTTTAAAGATTTCAATGACTCACAAAAAGATGCAGAGGAACTGGTGAAGATTTACAGACAAGTGCCTGCAGATCTGGTGAACATCATTGAATACAATCCGATCGACGCTTTCAAATTCACCAAACCTGATGAAGAAGGTATCATGAACTTTATGAAGTTCCTTGAATCGAATCGCGTTAATGCCCGACTCAGAAGAAGCAGAGGAAAAGATATTGATGCTGCTTGCGGGCAGTTGGCAAATAAAGGATGAGAAAGCTGCAAGCTTCAAGCTGCATGCTACAAGGAATACGATTTATACCATAAACTTTCTTGCAGCTTGAGGCTTGAAGCCTGAAGCTTGCAATCCCATTACTGTTGTAAAACAGCAAAAAACAAACACATGAAAAAAAGAACAGACAATTTCGACAAGTTCGCCAACCAAAAAAAAGGTAGCGCCATTAAAGAAGCTTTCCGCCAGGAAAAGAAAAAGATAAAAGCCGAAGCACGCGCCGCAGGAGAAGAAATGCGGAAAAAGAAAATTGAAAAAATGAGGGGAGTGGAGGATAAAGCTTCAAGCTTTAAGCCTCAAGCTGCAAGTAAGGGGAAGGCTGCAAGCTTTGAGCAGCGAGCTTCAGGTAAGAAATCAAGTAATCAATATTCCAAGAAAGAACATAAGCAGGAAATGCAACCTGCAGATATCCCTTTAAAAAAAGAAGGGAGCAACGAGCAAATGCCTTTGAATAAATTCATTGCGCATGCAGGTGTTTGCGGAAGAAGAGAAGCAGCAGATCTGGTGAAGGAGGGTAAAGTAACTGTAAATGGTGATAAGATATTTGAACCAGGCTATAAGGTTTCTGCTAAGGATAAAGTGATCGTTAAAGGCAAACAGGTATTTCTTCAAAGAAATGCAGTCTATATCTTACTGAATAAACCAAAAGATTACATCACCACAGCAAATGATCCACAAGGAAGAAAAACAGTATTAGACCTCATCAAGGGTGCTACACCAGAACGTGTATATCCGGTTGGAAGACTGGATAGAAATACAACCGGTGTATTAATATTGACAAATGATGGAGAGCTTGCACAAAAACTTACCCATCCATCTTTTGAAGTAAAAAAAATATACGAGGTAACATTGGATAAGCCTGTGATAAAAAAAGATCTTGAAGCAATCATGACAGGTGTTACGCTGGAAGATGGTTTTGTACAAGCTGATTCTGTAGGCTATGCAGATGACAAGAACAAAAATATTGTAGGCATAGAAATTCATAGTGGCCGAAACCGTATTGTGCGTAGGATTTTCGAACACCTGGGGTATGATGTAAAAGGACTAGATCGCGTAATGTTCGCCAACCTCACCAAGAAAAATGTAGACCGTGGCAAATGGCGTTTCCTCAATGAAAAAGAAGTAAGGCTACTTAAGTTTATGAATAAATCGTTTGTGAGGAAAGCTAAGTAGAGCATGGTCCATGGCTAATAACTTATCGTTCATGGCCATTAGCCTTGATCAATACGTTTTTCAACTGATACAATCATCTATAACTTATCGCCAATAACCTATTAGCTATTCGCTATAACCTATAAGCTACTACCATGCGCCCAAATATCATTTTCGAAAATAATTATTTCATCGCTGTTAATAAGCCGTCCGGATTGCTGAGTATCCCTGACAGACTTGGACAGGAGCTTTCATTGAAAGAACTACTGAAGAATCATTATGGTGAGATCTATACAGTTCATCGCTTAGATAAAGACACCAGTGGTATCATTGTTTTTGCAAAAGACGAAGAGACGCATAAACAACTATCACAATTATTTGAAGGAAGAGAGGTAGAAAAATTTTATCTCGGACTTGTTCACGGAAAACTGATCAATGAATCTGGCAGTATTGACGCAGCCATTATGGAACACCCGGGAAAAAACGGAAAGATGATCACACATGTGAAAGGCAAGACTTCGCTGACAGATTATCAAGTACTCGAAAGTTTCCGTTTATATAGCTGGCTGCAGTTTCAAATTCATACAGGAAGAACACATCAGATTCGTGTTCATATGCAACATATAGGTCATCCTATTGTTTGTGATGAATTGTACGGAGACCCTTCACCGATTCTTTTATCTTCCTTGAAGAAGAAATTTAAATTGTCAAAAGATGCAGAACAAGAAAGACCTTTGATGTCTAGACTCGCTTTGCACTCTTACAAACTTTCCTTTTCATTAAATGGTGAGAAGTTTACGCTGGAAGCCGAATTACCAAAAGATCTCAAGGCTATGTTATCACAACTAAGGAAGCTGGGTTAATTAACCCATATAAAAAAGCCGCAGCTCAATCTATCAATAGAGCTGCGGCTTTTTTATTTTCTTTTTATCTGAAATCTATTCGTTTTTATATACCACTCCATTTTTCATAACGAACTTTACCTTACCCATTGAATGGATATCCTTCACCGGATCCCCATCAATTGCAATGATATCCGCCAATTTATCTTTTTCAATTACACCGATTCTGTCATCACCTAATAAATCTGCAGCGTATAATGTTGCAGAACGTATGGTTTCTAAAGCCGGCATACCTGCTTCATTCATATATACAAACTCAAGCCAGTTTTTCCCATGTGCATATACACCAGCATCCGTACCAAATGCAATTTTAACTCCTGCTTTATATGCGTTTGAA
Above is a genomic segment from Sediminibacterium sp. KACHI17 containing:
- a CDS encoding acetyl-CoA C-acyltransferase: MNACYVIDAVRTPIGRYGGKLSTIRPDDLLAHVITALVERNNTIDPAAIEDVIAGAANQAGEDNRDVARMAALLAGLPVTVGGNTVNRLCASGLQAVMDASRAIMCGEGMLYIAGGVESMTRAPFVTAKSDGAWSRKTETFDTTIGWRFINKKLASMYHPYSMGETAENVANDWKITREEQDAFAFASQQKYFAALEAGKWEDEIVAVEMINDRLITWFNQDEHPRQTSMEKLASLKPAFAKDGTVTAGNSSGINDGAAAMLLASEEAVKLFNLQPIARIASMGVAGVDPAIMGIGPVPASQKAMIRAGLQVKDLDIIELNEAFASQSLACIRDLELDINKVNVNGGSIAIGHPLGCSGVRISATLLHEMKRRGSKYGLATMCVGVGQGAAVIYEGLSS
- a CDS encoding RNA pseudouridine synthase, with protein sequence MRPNIIFENNYFIAVNKPSGLLSIPDRLGQELSLKELLKNHYGEIYTVHRLDKDTSGIIVFAKDEETHKQLSQLFEGREVEKFYLGLVHGKLINESGSIDAAIMEHPGKNGKMITHVKGKTSLTDYQVLESFRLYSWLQFQIHTGRTHQIRVHMQHIGHPIVCDELYGDPSPILLSSLKKKFKLSKDAEQERPLMSRLALHSYKLSFSLNGEKFTLEAELPKDLKAMLSQLRKLG
- a CDS encoding pseudouridine synthase → MKKRTDNFDKFANQKKGSAIKEAFRQEKKKIKAEARAAGEEMRKKKIEKMRGVEDKASSFKPQAASKGKAASFEQRASGKKSSNQYSKKEHKQEMQPADIPLKKEGSNEQMPLNKFIAHAGVCGRREAADLVKEGKVTVNGDKIFEPGYKVSAKDKVIVKGKQVFLQRNAVYILLNKPKDYITTANDPQGRKTVLDLIKGATPERVYPVGRLDRNTTGVLILTNDGELAQKLTHPSFEVKKIYEVTLDKPVIKKDLEAIMTGVTLEDGFVQADSVGYADDKNKNIVGIEIHSGRNRIVRRIFEHLGYDVKGLDRVMFANLTKKNVDRGKWRFLNEKEVRLLKFMNKSFVRKAK
- the rlmN gene encoding 23S rRNA (adenine(2503)-C(2))-methyltransferase RlmN, translating into MNTELPNIRHLSINELEEYFQNIGEKKFRVKQVHEWLWQKHAHHFDDMTNLSKDLRAKLAQTFSLPALKVDTVQYSEDGTIKSRFRTHDNHLVEGVLIPTDERKTACVSSQIGCSLSCKFCATGYMDRKRNLTYDEIYDQVVLINKESEEKFNKKLSNIVFMGMGEPLLNYGNVMKAIERISAEDGLFMSPRRITVSTAGVAKAIRKLGDDQVRFKLALSLHAANDVKRNEIMPINETNNIKVLIEALNYFYKQTGNEITFEYILFKDFNDSQKDAEELVKIYRQVPADLVNIIEYNPIDAFKFTKPDEEGIMNFMKFLESNRVNARLRRSRGKDIDAACGQLANKG